One Marinobacter panjinensis DNA segment encodes these proteins:
- a CDS encoding secondary thiamine-phosphate synthase enzyme YjbQ, with protein MIWDQTFIELAPLPRGFHLVTNEILAQAPALQNCQVGLLHLFIQHTSASLAINENADPDVRGDLERHFNVMVPQNAPHYEHITEGPDDMPAHIKSVLVGPSLTIPVNDGHLALGTWQGIYLCEHRDSAGGRKIVATLQGRW; from the coding sequence ATGATCTGGGATCAGACTTTTATTGAACTGGCGCCCCTGCCCAGGGGCTTTCATCTGGTCACCAATGAAATCCTGGCCCAGGCGCCTGCGTTGCAGAATTGCCAGGTAGGGTTGCTGCACCTGTTCATCCAGCATACCTCTGCCTCCCTGGCCATCAATGAAAACGCCGATCCGGACGTGCGAGGTGACCTGGAGCGGCATTTCAATGTGATGGTGCCGCAGAACGCACCTCATTATGAGCACATCACCGAGGGCCCTGACGATATGCCCGCCCACATCAAAAGTGTTCTGGTAGGACCGTCGCTCACTATTCCGGTGAACGATGGCCATCTGGCCCTGGGTACATGGCAGGGCATTTACCTGTGCGAGCACCGGGACAGTGCCGGCGGCCGGAAAATTGTCGCCACATTGCAGGGGCGCTGGTAG